The genomic stretch CTATAAAAACCCCAGGATCCGAGAACTCCATGCAGCCCAGAAGAGACAAAAGCAGCTACTTTGGGGAAATTTACAGTGtctatgtgcacacacacagaaacacacacacacacacacctgaattaAAGCGATCGCGtaacaaggaggaggaaggggagagaaaacaagaaacaaagtGAGGCTGGAAGGAAAAACAACAGcactacacacagacacacaaaagcaGAAAGTTAAGCACTCTCACCCACCTGCCTTTTGATGGGTGctacatattttttttcaggaaaaataaaatttacacagAATGATGGaacagtcctcccccccccccaagaaacccAGAGCCTGTTCTTTTAAAGCCAAAGCTAATGTAACCAGCCCAAGCGTTTTGGAGAGCCTCACAGACAAAACAAGGAGGAAGCGCACACTGAAAAGCAGCCAGTCACAAAAGGATGTCCTTAGTCAagccccccaccaaaaaaaaataagTTGCTCAGTGTTGTTCAGAGGTCTCGATCGCCAGGAACCCATCACCACCgtcaaaagaagaaaggaaagaaaaagaaaaaataagaagAGAAAGTAAAACCTTGCACAGGAGCAACACCTTTCTCAGTCTCCCCCCAAAGCCCTACAGAGCAGAGGCCTTGGGAGTATGTTGGAGagaccccccccaaaccccctctTTATATAcctatatattattatatgtttatGTATCTAAAAAGTTGCTACTCCTGTACAAGCCTGTTTGTCACAAGTGATGTCAATGAGCTCCACAATACCTGGGATTGATGAGCGGCGCGGGCCAATCAGGAGAGCAGGGCCCTTTTGCGCACCCTTAGTTGGCGAGGAAGGAGGGCGCTGGCAACGCGAGGAAGGAGGGCCGGGGGCCAATCATCGGCGACGCCGGCCCTCACGTAGCCCCGCCCCCTTCTCCCATtcatcaaggggggggggacggTGTCGTCTTTTCAATTCATTTATCTGCAGGAATGATTGCCGCTATCAGTCTCGCGTTCACCGCCCGGCTGAGGAGGTGAAAGTTTCTCCCCAGGAAGATAAACCGCAAAAGACAATATTGTGCATGATTTgcgcctctccttttttttttaaacaaagcaagagaaggaaggggggggggggaaaagaaaagaagcaacaaccaggaaaggaaagggggggggggggaagaaaaaaaaccagaggaaggggaaaaaagagaacggaaaggggggaaaggaaggaaaaaagtggaagagctggaagagaggaggaaaaaatcgCGTGGTTGGTCCTGACATTCCTctagcctttttctttttctttttcagaactgAAGGAAGTcgatgattattttttttaatttaaatttttatttttgctctgtattttccccttccttcctcccttcctcccttccttccttccttccttccctccctcccccttcctccctcctcccgtCTGCGCTTtgcttgctttctcctcctcctctctctttctttttccactaTTGTGATTTGCGAGCGGGATCTTTTTTGAATCCTGTGCCTCCTCcctattgaaaaaaaaaagaagaggagaaaagtgCAGTccgagagaggagaagaaggaggaggaggaagaagaggaggaggaaggggggtgggaagattgagactgagagagagagggagagggagagagagagatcgggtgtgttttctttttcctctcctcttgccTCTCCTCTGCCTGCGCCgatgccttttttcttctttttctcctcctttcttttttccctctcctagctctcttcttccccatcctctccctcccccctccctcccctgttGGTGTGTCTGTTTGGGGTGCGCGGATGCCGAAGGGGGAGTTCCCGATGCGGAGGCTTTAGTGGGGCTGGCCGGGCGGACTCGGGCgaggagaggaaggcagccaGAGGCGAGGCGAGGCGGCGGGGATCGGAGGCGCTTCTTCTTCAGCGGCGGCTGAGGCCGGGGCTCCCTTGTACGGCGGCGGCTGCCTCTGTTTGGTCTCCGGGCGCGAGATCCGGGCTGCTCCGACGATGCTCCTGGACGCGGGGCCACAGTACCCGGCCCTCGGGGTGACCACCTTCGGCTCCTCTCGCCACCACGCGGCGGGCGATGTGACGGAGCGGGAAGTCGGGCTGGGCATCAACCCCTTCGCTGAGGCCGGCATGGGCGCCTTCAAGCTGAACCCCAGCAGCCACGACTTGGCCTCGGCGGGCCAGACGGCCTTCACTTCGCAGGCGCCGGGCTACGCGGCCGCCGCTGCCTtgggccaccaccaccaccaccatcatccgcACCCGGGACACGTCGGATCGGCGTACTCCAGCGCCGCCGCCTTCAACTCCACGCGGGACTTTCTCTTCCGCAACCGGGGATTCggtgaggcggcggcggcggccagcGCCCAGCACAGCCTCTTCGCCTCGGCAGCGGCGGCGGCCGGAAGCTTCGGCGGGGCCCACGGACACGGCGAGGCCGCCGGGCACCTGCTCTTCCCGGGCCTCCATGACCAGGGCGCCGGGCACGCCTCGCCCAATGTAGTCAACGCCGCCGGACAGATGCGGCTGGGCTTCTCCGGAGAGATGTACGGGCGGCCCGAGCAGTACGGGCAAGTCACCAGCCCCCGCTCCGACCACTACGCCTCCCCGCAGCTCCACGGCTACGGCCACATGAACATGAACATGGCGGCGGCCCACCACGGGGCCGGGGCCTTCTTCCGCTACATGCGGCAGCCCATCAAGCAGGAGCTCATCTGCAAGTGGATCGAGCCCGAGCAGCTGGCCAACCCCAAAAAGTCCTGTAACAAAACTTTCAGCACCATGCACGAGCTGGTGACCCACGTCACGGTGGAGCACGTCGGAGGGCCCGAGCAGAGCAACCACATCTGCTTCTGGGAAGAGTGTCCCCGGGAGGGAAAGCCTTTCAAGGCCAAGTACAAACTGGTCAACCACATCCGAGTCCACACGGGCGAGAAGCCCTTCCCCTGCCCTTTTCCGGGATGCGGGAAAGTCTTTGCCCGCTCCGAAAACCTCAAGATCCACAAAAGGACGCACACAGGTAGGtcttccaaacaacaacaacaacaacaacaacaaaagcggTAGCTGGAACTTCTCATCTTCTCATCTTCCCAGCCCTGCAGCTTTTCCCGGCTCCTTGGACCAGTTGCTGgagatgtttttttttcctgaaaagaagGCCTTTTCCGAAACAaattaaagttgttgttgttgttgggtttttattttatcatcatcattattattcttttggtgtgtgtttgtatgtggagGAAGGGAATCAACTACAATCGTGAGAGGTGGGTCCTTCTCTCCCTACACATAACCGGAGGCAGAAGGTTCAGatcaagttttaaaaaaccatttatgCCATAAATCCAACGCGGGgcgtttttgggttttttaatttattttttatgtgttattttctcttttttaaaaagggaaaataaagttGAGGAGGGGGGATTAGAAATGTAAGGCAGGGAAGAGTTGGGGGGAGGGGTTTGAGGAAGAAAAGATGGCAGCGGTCTGAACGGGGAAATTTATCGGTTTTCATTAATTGGGAGCCGAAGAGAGTGTCTTCCGGGGAGAAATCCGGCTGAAAATGTGGCTAGTTAACCCCAGCAATATTTCCTATCAATTCACCCCttgtaaatatttaattatgTGGGACAATTGTAAGTAAACGGAGCTGCTCGGTTACTCCATGGTGAGACAGGAGTTGGGATCGCTGCAACCTCCAGCTCAGGCAGCTCCTCCTCTGAAATGTCTCTacccatcttttttaaaaactccttttttccctctctttaaaACGGTTGTGGGTTTATCTAAAAATATAAAGAAGTTGGCATTATACTgtgaatacagtatatataaaaatatatacatgtatttaaaaattagaaaagtAAAATGCACTGGGAGTTTTAACAACTATACAGACTCAGATGGTTAGGTGAACCCAGCGAGTTAAATAAAGTGAAGAAGGGGAGGCAAATGAATGCAGAATTTAGCCGTCAGAGGGGTGACTTGCCTCTCTCGGCCCAAACTTAGAAATGTACCGTGGTTAGGCATCCGTTTTCTGAGAAAATGTTAAGCCTGGAGCAAATGAACGGAGTAAATATGAGCTAGCTAGCTAGAGAGAGATATATGGCATATATATTGTTTACTGGactgtttctccatatttatATGTTGTAAAAGTTACCCTAAGGAGGGTCGGGGTGTGTGTGGGTGAATGTATGAAAAGGCAAGGGCCCGATTTCGGCTCCCGACGACTCTGTTTGTTTTGGTCCTAGGCGAAAAACCCTTCAAGTGTGAGTTCGAGGGCTGTGACCGGCGCTTCGCCAACAGCAGCGACCGCAAAAAGCACATGCACGTCCACACCTCCGACAAGCCCTATCTCTGCAAAATGTGCGACAAGTCCTACACGCACCCGAGCTCCCTCCGCAAACACATGAAGGTAAATGGGGCCCTCGGCTTGGCCTGACTCGGCCTGCCTCGGTGCCTGGCCTGGCGGGCCTTCTTCgcctcttttctgctgctgctgctgcttcttcttcctcctcttccaccgaTTCGGAAAAGGCGCCGGGGATGACTTGGgagtctttttggggggggggcgggggggaggggggggaatcgAGGAGATAGGAAGACCTGGGGGAGTCCTGAGAAACAGGGGGAAAGCCTCCCGACCTGGCTGTCCCGAAACCTGGGAGCTGGGCCGACTCCACGTTTCCAATCCAGAAAGGACTTTTGGGAAAGAAGGACAGAGCTGTCGGCGTTGCTCCAAGAGGGATATGATGCCCCAGAACCCAAGCCTATAAATCGCCTGAATCTCGGTTTGGGGCTAGTTTGGGGTGATGCCTTGCTCCAAGGGGAAggatttgcaaaataaaaaaagattggcTGGGGAGTCTGAACTGACTCCGCTTTCCCTCTGCCACCAGCCCGAGCCTCCAAACCCTTCTTTTGTGTACAGTGGAAAGCTTCAGATTTCGGTGAGATGAGCCCCCATCCCGATTAGGAGAGCAGGGTTTCAAACTTCAAGCCTTTTCTCCTCCTGTTATGGCATGGAGAGTTCAGTCTCGGATCTGAGCTCAGGGGTTTAAGGTTTTGGGGTAGCTCAGCCCCAACTCCAGACGTACCCAACACCCTCGACCCATGTTTATGTTCCCTATAAGGCTGCACAACccgtgtatgtgtgtatgtgtttgtgtttgcacAACCCCCCTCTCCATAACCTTCCCTACACTCTCTCCCCAAGCACTGCCCTTTTGTtatccttttttcctgttttctaGGTCCACGAATCTTCCACGCAGGGGTCCCAGCCTTCTCCCGCCGCCAGCTCGGGTTATGAATCTTCGACCCCTCCAACCATCGTCTCTCCATCCACAGAAAACCAGACCACCAGCTCCTTATCCCCTTCGTCTTCAGCAGTCCATCACACGTCCAGCCACAGCACGCTCACGTCAAATTTTAACGAATGgtatgtttaaaaacaaacaaaaaaccccccaACAACACACAGGAGCGAACAAATGCAAAGCCACCCTATTTAAAAAAAGACTCGGAAATTAATGAACTTCGAAACAGGATTTTTTtgggtgcgtgtgtgtgtttggtttgggctcccccactttcttcttccctcccatcTCCCAGCCGATTAAATGCTGCCCACAGACCCAGGACCGAATCCAATCaagaattttctctctctttctggctctctttctcttcttcatcttctgctggtttttgctttggttttgtcGCCTTGGGGGGGCAAAGCCTTGGgcaagcaaaaaaagaaagaaagaaaagggtttgtttttgttttgtatttgtatttttaaaaagcgtGCGTGAGAAGGGCAGGGTTACCAAGCCATCTTGCCAAGGTGCAGGGCTTTGAAATGGAACCACTGGCTGGAGTTCTCCAACTGCAtgtcttctcttttttttggGCAGCGgccttgtggttgttgttttctttcttccttcccctcctgtAAATACAGAAATACTAGCTTACAATGTACTGTTTGATTTTTTTGTAAATAGTTATACCACAAGTTGAATAAGGGGATATGTGGAATTGTGGTCTTTGCATAtatgtggggtggggaggggggaaatagggGTGGGGGAGggtgaaagggagaggaggaggaggaggaggaggagaaggtcgaaagggggagggaaggagggaggcggTAGCAAAACCAACTATTTGTACTGAATGGCAAGGATGTGCTAGTAAATGTGTACCAAAATGTGAATTACTTTGTATTATTACAGTCTAAACGTCGACCTAACAGAATATTATTGGTATTaatgtgcttcccccctccttttgtaTAAAGTGCAAACATTTCGTCCCAAAGTCCAGTCTAAGTAGTGTAGTAAAAATGTTGTTACACGTCCTGTCAAGAAAATTCGTATAAGTGAAAGCCTGGATCTACGTGTCAAACTGTTAACATTTGTTTATGTAAAGtgatattaaaaaaaggaaaaaagaaaagaaaaaaaaagaaaaaagaaagtaaaaagctATAAACTTATAATCTGTCCATCGCTTTTGGCAAATACaaccacatactgtatatatttcctATTTTCCATATTTATCCGCATGTAAAGGTCCGGTTATACATGTTACAGATATTCAATATTTATGGCTAGAAGAACTGGTATGTACACTTTAGTTTACAGAACTGTTTGGTAACATTTCGTACATTATTAAAGATTCTGAAATCCCACAATCTGTGGCAGGAATCCTTATTGACTCAGCCTGGGGCTGCAAATTAGATAGCTTTTTTTAGGACTGTAAACTCTAGACTGGACCGAGGACCCTCCCCTTCCTTCAGTCCTTGCCTTACTCTTCTCCCCTAAAGCAATAATGTGGAGATAAATGTGATAAATGCACTTGTCCCTGCTGGCATGAGGATAGTATGTAATTAGTATTTATATAAAGACctatgaaacaacaacaacaacaacaatttttttgaTCCAATATAATCTAAACTACCATTGCAGGCATAGAATAATGCCAagagtaacaataacaataccattaaaacagaACATCAGTAGATTGTATATGGCCCATGGATTTTAATGGTGgtgaatcttgccaggaaaaaaaaaggagggtggggggggggggggaaggatgggGAGGCGTGACTTGCCACAAAATATGTCCTTTGTTACAGTCAggaattgttttaaaacttgGCTTTTTGAAAAAGGCTTCAACCCCAACTCCTTTTAAAGAATCCACAATCTCAAGGAAGGGTTATGTTTTAACCTTGTAATGCCTTCTTTCGTCCCCATCTGTCaccctaaaaacaacaacaacccaaacaacaacaacccagtccAAAATTATATTTCTCCAGGCCTGGAGTTGATTTTAACTAATTACGTTCTGTTTTAGctgttctctctccccccctctaaTTTTAGAGTTAATCGTTTCTTACAGCAGTtacaacagcaaaaaataaacCAGCCAGGGTGGGTGGAGGTTTATCTACTTCGATGATTTCTTTTGTGTCCCCCCCACTCCCATTTGCTGAAGAAATTCGTTCCATTGACTGGCGGTGATACAGTAAATTTGTAAATGAGAagacaatatattttttttcggGGGGAAAAATCTAAATGACTTGTGCTTAATGGCTGTGGCAGAGCGCCTTCTCCCCCCTCTAAATCACATTGTCTCCCTTGCAGTTTAGTTTGATAGATTTGCAATCTGTGGTGCTTTCCGTGAACTTAGCGACGCTGGTAGCAACCGCTAGGCTTTGTTCCTCGGTGTAGCTTGCATGATCGCCCCATTAAGCAGGCGACGTATCAACAGACAACGGGGATCAGGAGATCTTGGCGAAAGCGCCCTGGGTTCGAGATACCAGCATCGCACAGAATGAAACTGCACCTGCTGGCCTTCTCCTGGGCCAACATGGCATTTGGGTAGCTTCTTTTAAAACAGATATTGGGAGAGGATGGCTAGACAGACGATAGAGGAGGGGATGGGTGGCGAGAAGGTCCCAAAGTCAATCCCATCATCCAGGGAGATGAAGATTGGGAGATTGGTTGAGGTCTGTGCTCTGGCTTCATCCATCTCCCTCGTTTTTAAAAGCCCCCCTCTCAGAACTGCTCACAAATGGCACACCTTTCTTATTAGTCttggcttttgcttttcttttaaaaaagaaaaaaatcttcataTACAAGGGAGATTTTTGATCTGGATCCTTTGCTTGGGAGGTTTAGTTTGCACTGCCCAGGTTTGACTCCATATCTGTGTGGGGCGAGCTGAGgttgtccttgttgttgttttaagtaggcctcagagagagaggcagaaagatGGCAGAGCtgggttgtttttgctttttattttttattcctccCCCAACTTCACTTTCTAGAAAACGTTTCTCGGCTCCTTCCCTGCCAAGAGCGCCACCTTGCAGGGCCTAGCAGAGACTGAGGAGAAGTTGGAGGAAAGTGTATAAAAGCAAAACGCAGCCAGGAGCCACTGCAGCCGAAGGACGCCTTGGCCACTCTCTTAACAGCTAAACAAAGGCAATCCGCCGGCCACGGGATCCAGATCGTCAGCCTTCCCTGGAAGGCAGCAGTCTCAGTCACCTAGTTTTCGGGTCGAAATGGAAAGGATCAGGAGAGCTAGGAGGAGACAGTGCAATGAAGCCATCCCCCAGTATAATTGCAGACATTCaattttctatctatctatctatctatctatctatctatctatctatctatctatctatctatctatctatctatctatctatctatctatctatctatctaccatagcCCCTTTCAGGTGTgtttgtacatttattttttgAGAGTCTGCGGTGGTGCTTTGCTGGAGAAAATTGTTTTTATCTGAGGACAGGATATTTGTTTCTAAACCTAGATGATTTTAAACACCTTCAGCAGTAAGTTCTCTGTGTGCTAAAAGTTGCATCATTATCTCTAAAAGCGCATTCAttagaagtgtttttttttctggaaagaacCAGATAGCCATGCATATCTGACTACACTattcagaaagtgtgtgtgtgtgtgtgtttgtgtgtgtgtacacacacacacacatatatggactAATATATTTCATTACAGGCTCGTTCATAGTGTTGATTTGAAGAGGTGTTTATATCTCTGTGTAAGATATTCTTGTAAGAATGCTTATTTAAACTTAAGGCTGCTTTgagttaaaaaaaatacctgGCGAAAATGAggacgattattattattattattatcattaaagtTGAAGGCTTGCTGTCGGTgttagtagtagcagcagtagtagtactTATTGtttccaaaagagagagagagagagagagagagagagagagggatgctATTAAGGAGACAGGTTCCATTAAATGGCCTTTGAAACTTCGGCGCCGTCTGTCATTGTGTGGGTACTTTTTAATGTCTTAGCTAGACGTATTTTTCATACTTTTCTTCATGGGCTATTAGGTCTGGAAAGTCGTGAATGCTGCTTGAGAAATATGAATTGTGAGGGACTATTTAGCAGGAACCTCAGACaatgcagatgcaggcgctggatTGCGGAGGAGGCCGGAGTTTAGGagatgttgctgctgttttattcCTAGACCCTCTCCACCATTTAAAGCCTTCGAAGGAGACCACCCTAGAAATGTCTAGAtataaaacattccaaaaaaaaaatgtctagATATAACCCTCTTGGCTTGAGTTTTATATACACTTGTGTTGCGTATACAGGCGCTTTGAAGTCCTCTGTCGATTTATGGCGAACCCATGGATTTTATAGGGATTATAGTATTTATTTAGGCAAAAATAATACTGAgaagtgcttttgccagttccttcctctgaaacgtaGCCTATCCTTATTAAGCGCAAAAAGATTTCTTCGGTTGCATCCTTACTTGGGAGCaatacacaataaataaataaataaataaataaataaataaatacacatactGAATTTAGTGGATTTTAGCTCCAAGTAAGCATGCACAGgactattatttttttcctagtaTTTCCAGGTATTAGCAGTCTGTATTCCAAAAACTTTCAGAAAGAATAGCATTGTCAAACGGTTTTCTCCAAAGGTATCACTTAATGTGCCCCATTTTAGAAAGTGGGGGCAGTACTTGTTAGATCACTAATGCGTTTCTGTACACTGTTGCCTAGGCAGTTAAAGAGTATTTACTTATGGGTAGACATGATCTGTCGTTGAATTTAAAGGGGTTTACTTATGAGTAGGCATGACCAATCTCTCTGCTCTAAGTGTTTTCATTTGGAACTTGCAACCATTGAAATCAATAAGATTTACTCCGCAGTTAAGATGGCTGGCATGTCTGTAAATTGGCCTTTTTGAATGAGCTATATTTGAAATATAGGGGTCTGTGGGGACTGAGAGTTCCTGGGATTTTGAAACTTGTAAATGCCCTATTAACACAGGAAAGAAGGAATCTTCGGTATGTTTAACAGTAAGGGCAATAATGTTGGCTGCAAATCTAAAAGGTATAATACTCTTATCCCTTTTATAAAAAGTTGCATTTTATACCCCAATACTAATCAACACAGACTGTTTATTTTTCCCactgaaatttaaatttaattatcaGGGGAAAAATATCTCATTTCACTATTGATTTTTCAAAGAAAACCTCACCAAAATCCCCATTTATCTCTCCAGTGAAATCCAAGAGCACTTTTTGCCAAAACCCGTTTTAGACTGGGGAATAAgagcaaaatgaagaaaaagcaaTCTGAGCCCCATGTGGAAGCACTCTAAGAAAAGATGGATTCAggcaaaggaaagaaatggcTGCAATAGGCTTTAGCCACAAGCATCCCAGAAAAAGTATGGGAGAGTATCCTCAATTCTATATGGGTTTGTCCGAATTTGAGGTTTTATGGCAGAAAAGGAAACACAGGTGTGTTTAAAAGAATCCAGCCCCAGTAAACAAGGGTCATGTCTACATCGCTTCTACTTGCCATACATTTGTGTCTGCCCTGCCTATGTGCCAATCACTGCctatctttgtttattttgtgaCTCCTATGGAATATATGTTATTTTTATGCAGACCTGAATAGACCTGATCTGCAGGAATGGTATACTGATATATGATCCTGAGACACTCTCCAATCGCAAACAGTTACAGAGGCCACTAAAGGAATATTATAGTAAACGTTCAAGATGGGAGCAAGCTTAGACTATGAAGCCATTGCATAAAGCGATATCCAGACTAACCCATACAATGTTTTTGGCCACCAGCTGTGAACAAAGGCTATATGCGGAAATGGCAATTaggcattcatttatttaaaaagctaGACAGATGACAATTTTACCTTGCCCAGAAATCGTGATAAGTCAGCTTTATACCTGCTGGGATTTCTTTACGTGGATTTTCTGTTATTCCTGTTTATGCTTGTTCATGAATACATACAACTTCTGTATTTGAGTCTCTAATACAGTCACATACATGTACCTCTAATCTGTATCTAATGGACACCTTGTCTGATTTAACTGTAAATTTTCCTTCTATGTATCAAATTAGGGCCTAACTCTATCATTAACCTCTAGTTTAGCCATTGAATCAACATAAACTTGAGAAGCCAACAGTTAGGTAAATTAATGTActtcagtggttctactctagttgggaataacaataggatttaggcctacaTGCCCACGCTAACTTTGGGCCTGATTTGTGGTCTAGTTTGTCATTTTAGGTTGGGACGTTTTGTTGTTTCTGTGGTCTCTGCGTAACACACAGTccacctctcttttcctcccctctttcccagttgtatttttcccctctctgtttcacacacacacacactcacactctgtcacacacacacttcactctGCCTCTCACATTGAGATCATATACTCCATTTGGCTCAGTCTATTGTTAACTGGCTATATGCACGTATGTGACCATGgcaatgacaaaataataaaatatattatgaaaaTGGGCATTTCTCTATTAATTCCAGACAAAAAGGATTGGGTTTCTCTTACCCccttctccatttaaaaaatctattacattttaaaaaatatgataaaatcaACCTTaattcctcccttcccctcttaGCTTCTGTAAGTCAGGTCTGCTTCATCCTCGATTAAAAAGAAACACGATCATGTGAAACCAGGGGGCTATTTTTATCGTGCAGCTGGAAGCTGTCATCAATTGGTAACTTTTATTTCAGCTTTAGAATGATAGTAAAAAATAGCATGAAGTTTCCAGATGATGCCCCATCGGAGACAGGCTTTTGAAGAATAATAAATCAAATTAACTACTATATATCTATGGGCACAcgcacaaatacacacagaaatCCCCCACATGACAACACTAAAAGTGTACAGACACACTTCTAAATTTAGTCATACCGACTGTAAACAGAGGACAATGGCATAACACTTATTTAAATAATACAACTAAAAATAATAAGCAGgctaaaaacacaattaaagtcAAAACAATAGAAAGAAATCCTTCCCATTAGCTATAAACCAGGTTGGATGCCAAAGGCTTATCTGCCCAGAAAGACCTCTGTATGGTTCCCTTCAAACAGTGCCTCCGAGAAAGCAGAGGGACCtacagtgcatccacactgcagaaataatccggtttgagcccactttaactgccatggttcagtgctatgagaACTCTGGTCGCACAACAAACGACagtccccaaaattccatagcactgaaccatgacagttaaagtgggctcaaaccacattatctctgcagtgtggaagcagccctaAGAGGTTGTCTTCCAAATATCTTAAAATCGGGACAGGCTCGTAAGAATATGCTCTTCCAAGCAGCCTACTCTTTTGTGGGGACTTTGTGGTTGTTCTTAGTCTGCAGAAAGATAAGCAGTCTAGATGCAGCATATTGGACCAGGTGACCTTTCCAAGCCTCGTTTCTCAAGGTAAACCCACAGTaaagcatggtgtgtgtgtgagagagtgtgtgtgccttcaagtcgcttatggtgaccctatgaatttcatagggttctcttaagcaaggaatacttaaaAGGTGGCTTgcgattgccttcctctgaaatatagcctacatcaacCTAGTATTCCttgggaggtctctcatccaagtactaaccaggtctgaccctgtttggcttccaagatcagacgggataCAATAGTCCAAACTTGTGTCACCTGGTCAAGTGGGCTATTTCCAAGAAGAGGCACTTGTCACACCAGCCTTCACTATGTCAACAGACTCCCAGCCTGCAGAAAATCCTGAACATCCTCaatcttctccctctctctcagaaATGTTAACAACTTGCAGGAGtctgcatatatatgtatacctctgtttgtgtgtgtgtgtgtgagagtgtgtgtgtgtgtgtgagagagagacaattCACACTTCTGAAACACAGCAGGTCCACATTTCTAAAACGGGCAGGAATGATAGGCTTGCTAGGACAGGGATGTGGCAAAATTAAAGCACTTTGAAGGCACATTGAGTTCATCAGGGGATGTCAAAGCTGGG from Sceloporus undulatus isolate JIND9_A2432 ecotype Alabama chromosome 3, SceUnd_v1.1, whole genome shotgun sequence encodes the following:
- the LOC121924687 gene encoding zinc finger protein ZIC 1, with translation MLLDAGPQYPALGVTTFGSSRHHAAGDVTEREVGLGINPFAEAGMGAFKLNPSSHDLASAGQTAFTSQAPGYAAAAALGHHHHHHHPHPGHVGSAYSSAAAFNSTRDFLFRNRGFGEAAAAASAQHSLFASAAAAAGSFGGAHGHGEAAGHLLFPGLHDQGAGHASPNVVNAAGQMRLGFSGEMYGRPEQYGQVTSPRSDHYASPQLHGYGHMNMNMAAAHHGAGAFFRYMRQPIKQELICKWIEPEQLANPKKSCNKTFSTMHELVTHVTVEHVGGPEQSNHICFWEECPREGKPFKAKYKLVNHIRVHTGEKPFPCPFPGCGKVFARSENLKIHKRTHTGEKPFKCEFEGCDRRFANSSDRKKHMHVHTSDKPYLCKMCDKSYTHPSSLRKHMKVHESSTQGSQPSPAASSGYESSTPPTIVSPSTENQTTSSLSPSSSAVHHTSSHSTLTSNFNEWYV